AGCTGGACCCCCGTATGGTGACATCTTTCATGATTCAACAGGCCACCGTTGGGTTACCTTCTTAAATGAGTTGACACGGCGGGAATCCAGGTGCCCATGAGCTACGAGCTATCAGCTACGAGCCATGAGCTATCAACTATCCTTCTGCAGAAGGATGACCTGACCATGTCATTCCCGCGAAGCTTGTCCTCGTGAAAACGGGGAGCGGGAATCCAGGGTCGTAGGGGTGGTTCGCGAACCGCCCGCCGTGTCATTGCGAGAAGTCCTTCCGCAGAAGGACGACGAAGCAATCTCTGCCATGAGCCATGAACTATGAGCCATCAGCTATCCTTCGTGCCTCTTTGGAGGAAATTGTTTGTCAATCTCACGGGGCCTCCGCCAAGCCAAACCATCCTATAGCGGGACTCTGGGTACGTGATGCGCTGTTGTAGGATAGACGGTTGGTGGGATAGGTTGAGCAACAACGCAGGACTGGGTTTTCAGGCAGCTTGACCTACTACTCAGTCGCAGGAATGGGCATCATTCGCTTTATGGGGGTAGCCCCTTCGCCTTTGCTCAATATTGATATATTGCCCACTGTCAGGACGGCAGGCTTTCAGGTGTCATTCAGGTCATTGATGTCACTCATCTCATTCATGTCATTTATCTCACTCGTGTCATTCAGGTCATTGATGTCATTCTGAGCATAGCAAAGAATCTCGACTGCTGTGCCGACTCCTACAACCAGGATGCTAGGAGCCTGTCCGAGTAATAGGCTGGCCATGCCTAGAAGAAGTCAAAAATCAAGGTCGCCCACGCTCAGCATAGGTATTACTCGGACACACTCCTAGACGAGTTGTCGCAGCGTCAAGGCCAGTGTGGCTGACCAGCTAATTGCAGTTCGCGCGAGTTCGTGGACTAGCTCGACTCCAGGCCCCGTCAAGGTGATATTGGGATCCAGCGGTCCGCTAGCATTTGCGGGTACATTTACACAGTTGGCTAGATAGGCATCGGCACTAGCCAGAAAATCAGCGAGGAGGGCTATCAGAAGACTAGGAAACGACATGGGTCATGCTCCAGAGAACGACGCTAGAGAGATCGGCTATCCTTGCTGCGCCATTAGCGGTCAGAGTCGTGAGCGATTGAAAAAAACTTGCCCCACCTGGTTGCAACGATATCGTCACCGGCGTAGTGTTGTCTGAAATGTTTGCGACTTCCACCCAGCGTTCGAATAACGCGTGGCTCAGCATCAGTGTTTTCATAACCACATTACTAATAATATCATGTAGTGGCATGGATCAGAATCCTCGTTTATTGAATGAGATTCTATCACATCCCTTGGGCTGCGTGTCAACATATGTGTGGTAGTTCTAAGATAATGACACCCATCAATGGTTCCCACATCATAGGTTGACACGTTCTGGTCAGTCATGCTATTGTCCCAGGCATATTCCACTTCCACATGACTATAGCCACTGGTCATGAGGCCAAGGTAAGACTAATCATAAGAGTGGAGGAATTACTATCACTCGGACTGTCAAGCCGAAGCGAACAGCAATCAGCTGGAAGACTGAGGCACTCGTCCTCCTCTTGATGATTGCTGCCTTAGCAGTGGTAGGCGGCTACACCATAGCTGACAAGGTTTCTGCAGGCAAAAAGGAGACCCTGCCAGTTGTGATGTATCCAAACGAGGTCCTCCGAAACGTTGCCCAGCCTGTTGGGGACATAGGTGAGGAGGAAAGACAACTCGCCACGCTGATGGTAGACACGTTAGAGAAGACAGATGCCCATGGCCTATCAGCCCCTCAGGTTGGCGTATCACGGAGAATCATAGCCGTGAAACTCGGCAATGGTGTTACGTCGGGGTTCAAGATTGGCGTCATGGTTAACCCTGAAATCATTGCACGAGAAGGAAGTAGTGCCGACATCGAGTCCTGTCTCAGTCTTCCAAAAGGACGAAAGGTGGAGGTGACTCGAAGTGACCGGATAACGGTGAGATATCTTACTTTGAGCGGCGAAGAAGCCACGTTAGAGGTAACAGGCTCGGATGCCTGCATGGTTCAGCATGAAATTGACCATCTGGATGGGATTATCATCATAGACTACGCCAAGAAATTCAATCTTGATAGTAAGGTAGTGGTCGGGGCAATTGTCATCTATGCAGTTGCTCTCTCCGTGGCGTCTGGATTGTACATCTCCAACAGAATGAAAGAAAGAAAGGCGCGGTGAATTGATGGCTTCAGCGAAGGACGGCGTGGCTGCAGGCCCTCTGAAGGCCATGGTGATCCCAGTGAGGAGTGTCTACCGCTATGGCATAGACGTCAACAGCCATGACTTGGTTAAGGTCATGGCTATCTTGACGATGGTCATAGACCACACGGGCAAATTCTTCGTGGATGACAATGTCTGGTTCCGTCTGGTGGGCCGCATGGCAGCCGGACTCTTCTTCTTTCTAGTGGGATATTCAGGTTCATATAGATTCAAATTACAGATACTAGTTCTCGGCATTGCCCTGTGGACTATCGAAATTCTGACCAGTACCGCTCCTACCTTGTTTGAACGTATGCTGCCGGTGAACATATTAATCAGCTTCGTGCTGATAAAGGCAATTCTGGACAGGTTCGACCCAGCAGAAATGCGCACCGAATCCCTGTTGATTCTCCTGGGCATTCTGATGGTCTTGAGTCTTCCTACCTACCTCGTGTTGGAATATGGCACCCTCGGCCTCTCCTATGCAATAGGAGCGAGATTGCTACGCCAGCGCCATCCGCTCGGCCGTTCCTGGATTTGTGCCACAGTGGGCATTCATTTTCTCTTTGAGACGGTCGGGCTCCTCATATGGAATTCCGACGTGTCAGTACATGTGCTTCTCTTTGCTATTCCATTGCTCGGCATTCTGTTCACCGTGAATCTCGCCACATTCCTGAACTACAAATTTCGCACTTTTCGGGTTGAACCAAGGTGGATGAGGATGCTGTTAGTATATGTGTCCCGCTATTCTCTACAAATCTACTTTTTCCACCTTGCTGCCTTCATGATTGTCTACCGCATTATCTTGCGTTGACCGAGCGAACCGAAAGCAGTACGCCGCACTGTGCCAAAGCTGCTGCGCCCTCCTTTCTGTAGCGCGCCAAAAGCCTCCTCGTCTGGCGAACCGAAAGCCCCAGCACCCCAGCCGCCTCCCCGGCCCCCATCCACCCCACACCCATCTTGTTCAATACCATTAGCCTCTTCTGTTCCTTCCAGTTCAATGTCACCGTCTCCGTCATAGGGTGACATTTTCCCTGAGCACTTAACCCCTGTCATAATCGTAGAACATCCACAAATTTGTACATGCAATTTGATTGCTCACAAGGAATGTGTTACAATACTTCTTGCTTTCTGGTGGCTTGAGCGAGGTGGACCCACCCGTTCCCATCCCGAACACGGAAGTGAAACGCCTCAGCGCAGACGATACTGAGGGGGCAACTCCCTGGGAAAATATGTCGCTGCCAGAAGGCATTATTCTTTCTCAAGACCATATGTACTGCAGTCGATTGGTTGATGTCCCCACACAGATGATCCCTGGCGTAATGTGATCCATTTTAGGATTGCGAGCTGACCGAAGGGAATCACTCCTATCAGAACGCAGATCATTGCAATCCGGCTTGAGGTCACTGGTAGACAAAGTGCTTCTTGGACTGATGTAAAGAGGTGCTGCGGAAACCCTGCCAGGGATGCTTATTCAAGATCAGACCAGTTGAGCATACTGTGGGTTATTATGGCATGAGAGATTGCAGCTCTCACAAAAGCTTCTTGGGGATACCTTCCACTCGGTGCATTGGGCTGGCTAACCTGAATGGGAGATGCTTTGGTAGTCAATCTCAGCAGTGTTACAATTAACTAAGACGATGTCGATAGATTCTATTCTGGTCAAGGGAGCTCGGGAGCACAACCTGAAGAATATCGATGTGGTTATACCACGTGATAGGCTGGTGGTAATCACAGGGGTATCAGGTTCAGGCAAGAGTTCCCTGGCCTTTGACACCATCTATGCCGAAGGACAGCGCAAGTATGTGGAATCACTTTCTGCCTACGCACGCCAGTTCTTGGGACAGATGGAAAAACCGGACGTGGATTATATCGATGGCCTTTCGCCTGCCATATCCATCGACCAAAGAGGCCCATCGCGCAATCCGCGCTCCATAGTCGGGACAGTAACCGAAATCTATGACTACCTGAGGCTGCTGTTCGCCCGCGTCGGTCATCCTCACTGCCCCAAATGCGGACGCGAAATCGCCCAGCAAACGGTACAGCAGATCGTCGACTCAATTCTAGCCCTGCCCCTGAGCAGCCGCATCATGATTATGGCCCCCCTGGTGAGGGATCGCAAAGGCGAGCACCAGGCAATTTTTGAAGATTTGCGGAAGGCAGGATATGTACGGGTAAGAGTCGATGGGCGCATGTATGACCTGTCTGAGGAATTCCAGCTCGACAAAAACAAGAAGCATTTAATTGAGGCTGTGATCGATCGTTTGATTATTGAAGAGGCAACGGACGTCAGCCGCGTTGCCGATTCGGTGGAAACCGCTCTGAAGTTGGGTGCGGGAGTGGTGCTTATCTCTATAGCTGATGGAGACGAACTGCTGTTTTCCGAGCACTTTGCCTGTGTTCATTGTGGGATCAGCGTGGGAGAGATTGCCCCTCGAACTTTCAGCTTCAACAGTCCCCATGGGGCCTGTCCTGACTGCACCGGTTTGGGCCATAAGCTGGAAATCGATCCTGAACTGGTCATTCCGGATAAGAGTTTTAGTCTGGCTGAGGGCGCTATTCGGCCCTGGGCACGGGCAGGTTCCATGAGCAGTTGGTATGAAGATATGGTGGAGACAGTGGCCCGGCGCCATGGTCTCTCCACTGACGTACCAGTCGAAGAACTCTCACAGGAACAACTGAACATTATCCTCTACGGCAACGAGGATGGGTCGAAGGCTGTGCACAGAGATCGCTACTGGAGAGCCAGTGACTATCACACGAGCTTCGAGGGGGTGATCCCTAACCTGGAGCGCCGTTACAGAGACACGGAATCTGACTATAGCCGCAGCGAGATCGAGCGCTACATGACTTCCTACCTTTGCCCTACATGCCAGGGGAAGCGGCTCAAACCGGAGTCGCTGGGCGTAACCATCGATGGAAAGAACATTATAGATGTGACCTCCATGTCGATTGCCGAAGCCCTTGAGTGGATACGATCCATCGGTGATGACAAGGCCAGTACTCCTAAGTTAAGTCCCCGTGAGTTTACCATTGCGCATCAAATACTGAAGGAGATTCGAGCGCGCCTGGGCTTTCTCATAGACATAGGTTTGGACTATCTCACGTTGGATCGACCTTCGGCTACCCTCAGTGGGGGCGAGTCTCAACGGATTCGTTTAGCTACTCAGATAGGGAGCGGGCTCATGGGGGTACTCTACATCTGTGATGAGCCTACGGTAGGCCTGCATGCTGCCGATAACCGCCGCTTGATTACCACATTGGAACGTCTGCGGGACCTGGGGAATACTGTGATCACCGTCGAGCACGACGAGGCGATGATGTTGGCTGCCGACTACATCATCGACATGGGGCCTGGTGCCGGTGAGCATGGTGGAGAAGTTGTTGCCGCCGGGACTATAGCAGACATCAAGTCTTGTCCCGACTCCATAACCGGTCAATATCTCAGCGGGAAGAAAGAGATACCCCTTCCCCTCAAACGCCGCAGCGGGTCAGGGAAAGAGATGGTTATCAAAGGAGCGCGGCATAATAACCTGAAGAATATTGACGTACATATCCCTCTGGGAATGCTCGTTTGTATTACCGGGGTATCAGGCAGCGGCAAGAGCACGCTTATTGAAGAGATACTTTACAAGAAGCTGGCTCAGATATTTTACAGAGCCAAGGACAGGCCGGGTGAATGCGATGAAATACTCGGGTTAGAGCAAATTGACAAAGTAATTGACATCGACCAGTCCCCCATTGGGCGGACTCCGAGAAGCAACGCGGCCACCTATACCACCACCTTCACCGCTATCCGCGAACTGTTCGCTCAAGTCCCTGAAGCAAGGATGCGGGGATACACCCCGGGTCGCTTCTCTTTCAATGTCAAAGGAGGGCGCTGTGAGGCTTGCCAGGGGCAGGGCTACACTCAGATCGAGATGCAGTTCCTTCCCAATGTCACTGTAGCCTGTGAGTTATGTAAAGGAAAACGCTACAATCGAGAGGCCCTGGAGGTCCGTTTCAAGGGTAAGAATATCGCCGAAGTGTTGGATATGAGTGTTGAGGAAGCCCTGGGATTCTTCGAGCATTTCCCCAGGGTAAAGCCTAAATTGCAGACACTCTACGATGTAGGCCTCGGTTATATGAGGATTGGCCAGCCAGCTACCACACTGTCCGGCGGGGAAGCTCAGCGAGTAAAACTAGCCTCTGAGCTCTCCAGAAGGTCTACAGGGAGGACCCTCTACATTCTGGATGAACCTACCACCGGTCTTTCTTTTCATGACGTGGCTGCTCTGTTAGCCGTGCTGCAAAGGCTGGTGGAAGGCGGCAATACGGTGATCATTATCGAACACCATCTGGATGTAATTAAGAACGCCGATTATATCATTGACCTCGGCCCTGGGGCTGGCGAAAAGGGTGGCTACATAGTAGCCACAGGAACACCTGAGGAGATAGCCCGGAATGACAGATGTCTCACCGGTCAGTATTTGCGGCCTCTGATAGAGAGGTCCGGTCAGAATATTGCCAGGCCTGCCCTGAGGTAGCACTCCAAAGGCGGACTAGTTGTACTTATTCATAGCTGCTGCCAATCCCTCCTTCAACAGGTAGGGTACAGCTTCGCCAACCTTGGCAATTGCCTCCTCAATCGCAGGCAATTCTGCGGGGCTGAAATCGCCGAGTACATAATCGGCAGCATCGGTATCTGTCACAGGACGACCTATGCCAACCCGAATTCGAACGAAGTCCCGGCTTCCCAATATGGCGATAACAGACACTATTCCTTTGTGTCCTCCTGACCCTCCATTAGAATAAAGGCGGACTTTGCCGACTGGCAGATCAAGATCATCGTGAATAATCACTATATCAGCAGGCGTGGCTTTGAATCTATGTACCAGTAGCTTTACAGATCCGCCGCTCAGGTTCATGAAGGTCCGCGGCTTGGCCAGAACCGCCTTTACACCCGCTATTTGACCCATACCATGTTGGGCCTGACAATTTCGCTGTCCCAGAGAGATGCCATGCGCTTTTGCCAGATAATTAATACAGCGAAACCCCACATTATGGCGATTGCGGGAATAGTCCTTCCCCGGATTGCCTAAACCGATAATCAGCTTCATGGACTCAGTTTATGCCTGAGACTCCCAGTTTGTCATCTTCAGGAACTCTTCTTCGGAGAGCACCGTGATGCCCAGGTTCCTGGCTTTATCTAACTTGGAACCTGGATCAGCGCCTGCTACTACATAAGTCGTCTTCTTTGTAACGCTCGAGCCTGTTGTGCCGCCCAGTGCTTTGATTCGGGCTTCTGCCTCTTCACGGGTGAGAGAATCCAACCTTCCAGTGAGCACAAACTCCTTCCCGACTAGGGGCATCCCACTAAGCTTTGCGGGTGCCTCTCCCTTCGGCTCGACTCCCGCCTTCCTCAATTTCTCGATTATGCGCCTGTTGTCTTCCTGTCTGAAGAAAGCCACAATGCTCCCAGCTATCTTGGGACCGATAGATGGAATACTGCGCAGCTCTTCCTCAGTAGCTTTGCCTAATTCATCAAGGCTCGGGAATCTGGATGCCAGAAGCGTGGCAGTCTCTGCACCCACCTGAGGTATGCCCAGGGCAAAGAGAACCTGTGCCAGAGACCGGCTTTTGCTCTTCTCAATTGAGTCTATTATATTGGAAGCGCTTTTCTCACCCATCCGCTCCAGCCCCAGCAGCTGCTCTTGAGCAAGACTGTAGATATCAGCCACATCCTTCACCAGCCCGCTTTGAAATAAGGCGGTACACAACTTCTCACCCACCCCCTCAATATCCATAGCACCCCGGCTGACAAAGTGTTTCAATCTCTCCAGGGCCTGAGCGGGGCAGGCAGCGTTGGTGCAGCGGTGCATGGCCTCATCCTCAATCTTTATCACTTCAGCCCCACAGGCAGGGCAGCGGGATGGCATGGAGAACATCTTCTCGTTCCCCGTGCGCTTGCTGACGACAGGCCCAACAATCTCAGGAATAACCTCACCGGCACGTTGAATAATCACTGTGTCTCCTATCCGGACATCCTTACGCCTGATGTCGTCTTCGTTGTGCAATGCCGCACGGCTTATCGTCACACCGCCTACAGAAATGGGCTTCAAGATTGCATAAGGATTGAGGCTGCCTGTCCTTCCCACATTGATACCGATGTCCTCTAGAACTGTGGTAGCCTGGGTAGCACGGAACTTGTAGGCAATGGCCCATCTTGGCTCGTGTGCTGCAAAACCGAGCCTCTCCTGCATCTCAATCGAG
The nucleotide sequence above comes from Chloroflexota bacterium. Encoded proteins:
- the ligA gene encoding NAD-dependent DNA ligase LigA, with the protein product MDDIKQKVEKLRALINYHNHRYYVLDSPEISDAEYDGLMHQLVQIEAEHPELVTSDSPTQRIGAAPVEAFGVVEHRLPLLSLGNVFSHEELLAWHKRILNLTESQDLEFVCEIKMDGLAIALTYVDGRLVTGATRGDGYRGEDVTQNLRTIKSIPLSVPRDAPPRFEVRGEVYFPKAGFKKLNEERAREGLPLFANPRNAGAGSVRQLDPRITAQRPLDIYVYALGYAEGKSVPDTHWERMEYLKHLGFKVNAHNRLCRSIEQVEAYHREWEEKRESLPYDADGIVAKVNSIEMQERLGFAAHEPRWAIAYKFRATQATTVLEDIGINVGRTGSLNPYAILKPISVGGVTISRAALHNEDDIRRKDVRIGDTVIIQRAGEVIPEIVGPVVSKRTGNEKMFSMPSRCPACGAEVIKIEDEAMHRCTNAACPAQALERLKHFVSRGAMDIEGVGEKLCTALFQSGLVKDVADIYSLAQEQLLGLERMGEKSASNIIDSIEKSKSRSLAQVLFALGIPQVGAETATLLASRFPSLDELGKATEEELRSIPSIGPKIAGSIVAFFRQEDNRRIIEKLRKAGVEPKGEAPAKLSGMPLVGKEFVLTGRLDSLTREEAEARIKALGGTTGSSVTKKTTYVVAGADPGSKLDKARNLGITVLSEEEFLKMTNWESQA
- the def gene encoding peptide deformylase, whose product is MIAALAVVGGYTIADKVSAGKKETLPVVMYPNEVLRNVAQPVGDIGEEERQLATLMVDTLEKTDAHGLSAPQVGVSRRIIAVKLGNGVTSGFKIGVMVNPEIIAREGSSADIESCLSLPKGRKVEVTRSDRITVRYLTLSGEEATLEVTGSDACMVQHEIDHLDGIIIIDYAKKFNLDSKVVVGAIVIYAVALSVASGLYISNRMKERKAR
- a CDS encoding TraX family protein; the encoded protein is MASAKDGVAAGPLKAMVIPVRSVYRYGIDVNSHDLVKVMAILTMVIDHTGKFFVDDNVWFRLVGRMAAGLFFFLVGYSGSYRFKLQILVLGIALWTIEILTSTAPTLFERMLPVNILISFVLIKAILDRFDPAEMRTESLLILLGILMVLSLPTYLVLEYGTLGLSYAIGARLLRQRHPLGRSWICATVGIHFLFETVGLLIWNSDVSVHVLLFAIPLLGILFTVNLATFLNYKFRTFRVEPRWMRMLLVYVSRYSLQIYFFHLAAFMIVYRIILR
- the pth gene encoding aminoacyl-tRNA hydrolase, with the protein product MKLIIGLGNPGKDYSRNRHNVGFRCINYLAKAHGISLGQRNCQAQHGMGQIAGVKAVLAKPRTFMNLSGGSVKLLVHRFKATPADIVIIHDDLDLPVGKVRLYSNGGSGGHKGIVSVIAILGSRDFVRIRVGIGRPVTDTDAADYVLGDFSPAELPAIEEAIAKVGEAVPYLLKEGLAAAMNKYN
- the uvrA gene encoding excinuclease ABC subunit UvrA, whose product is MSIDSILVKGAREHNLKNIDVVIPRDRLVVITGVSGSGKSSLAFDTIYAEGQRKYVESLSAYARQFLGQMEKPDVDYIDGLSPAISIDQRGPSRNPRSIVGTVTEIYDYLRLLFARVGHPHCPKCGREIAQQTVQQIVDSILALPLSSRIMIMAPLVRDRKGEHQAIFEDLRKAGYVRVRVDGRMYDLSEEFQLDKNKKHLIEAVIDRLIIEEATDVSRVADSVETALKLGAGVVLISIADGDELLFSEHFACVHCGISVGEIAPRTFSFNSPHGACPDCTGLGHKLEIDPELVIPDKSFSLAEGAIRPWARAGSMSSWYEDMVETVARRHGLSTDVPVEELSQEQLNIILYGNEDGSKAVHRDRYWRASDYHTSFEGVIPNLERRYRDTESDYSRSEIERYMTSYLCPTCQGKRLKPESLGVTIDGKNIIDVTSMSIAEALEWIRSIGDDKASTPKLSPREFTIAHQILKEIRARLGFLIDIGLDYLTLDRPSATLSGGESQRIRLATQIGSGLMGVLYICDEPTVGLHAADNRRLITTLERLRDLGNTVITVEHDEAMMLAADYIIDMGPGAGEHGGEVVAAGTIADIKSCPDSITGQYLSGKKEIPLPLKRRSGSGKEMVIKGARHNNLKNIDVHIPLGMLVCITGVSGSGKSTLIEEILYKKLAQIFYRAKDRPGECDEILGLEQIDKVIDIDQSPIGRTPRSNAATYTTTFTAIRELFAQVPEARMRGYTPGRFSFNVKGGRCEACQGQGYTQIEMQFLPNVTVACELCKGKRYNREALEVRFKGKNIAEVLDMSVEEALGFFEHFPRVKPKLQTLYDVGLGYMRIGQPATTLSGGEAQRVKLASELSRRSTGRTLYILDEPTTGLSFHDVAALLAVLQRLVEGGNTVIIIEHHLDVIKNADYIIDLGPGAGEKGGYIVATGTPEEIARNDRCLTGQYLRPLIERSGQNIARPALR